One Haliaeetus albicilla chromosome 11, bHalAlb1.1, whole genome shotgun sequence genomic window carries:
- the ACTR1A gene encoding alpha-centractin isoform X1 — MESYDVIANQPVVIDNGSGVIKAGFAGDQIPKYCFPNYVGRPKHIRVMAGALEGDIFIGPKAEEHRGLLSIRYPMEHGIVKDWNDMERIWQYVYSKDQLQTFSEEHPVLLTEAPLNPRKNRERAAEVFFETFNVPALFISMQAVLSLYATGRTTGVVLDSGDGVTHAVPIYEGFAMPHSIMRIDIAGRDVSRYLRLYLRKEGYDFHTTSEFEIVKTIKERACYLSISAQKDETLETEKAQYYLPDGSTIEIGSARFRAPELLFRPDLIGEECEGLHEVLVFAIQKSDMDLRRTLFSNIVLSGGSTLFKGFGDRLLSEVKKLAPKDVKIRISAPQERLYSTWIGGSILASLDTFKKMWVSKKEYEEDGARAIQRKTF; from the exons ATGGAGTCCTACGACGTGATAGCGAACCAGCCCGTCGTGATAGACAAC GGCTCAGGTGTGATTAAAGCAGGTTTTGCAGGCGATCAAATACCGAAATACTGCTTTCCAAACTA TGTGGGCAGACCAAAGCACATTCGTGTTATGGCTGGTGCTTTAGAAGGGGACATTTTCATTGGTCCAAAGGCAGAG GAGCACAGAGGTCTCCTCTCGATCCGATACCCGATGGAGCATGGCATAGTGAAGGACTGGAATGACATGGAGCGCATTTGGCAGTATGTGTATTCAAAAGACCAGCTTCAGACATTCTCAGAGGAG CATCCTGTGCTGCTGACAGAAGCACCCCTAAACCCACGCAAGAACAGAGAGCGTGCTGCTGAGGTGTTTTTTGAGACCTTCAATGTGCCAGCACTATTCATCTCCATGCAAGCTGTGCTTAGCCT CTACGCAACTGGGAGGACTACAGGAGTGGTGCTGGACTCCGGGGATGGCGTTACCCATGCAGTTCCCATCTATGAAGGCTTTGCCATGCCCCACTCCATCATGCGGATTGACAttgctggccgtgatgtctcacGCTACCTGCGTCTCTATCTCCGGAAGGAAGGCTATGACTTCCACACAACCTCCGAATTTGAGATTGTCAAGACCATCAAGGAG CGTGCCTGCTACCTGTCAATAAGCGCCCAGAAGGATGAGACTCTGGAGACTGAGAAGGCTCAGTACTACCTGCCAGATGGAAGCACTATTGAG ATTGGCTCTGCCCGTTTTCGAGCCCCGGAGCTCCTGTTCCGGCCAGACCTGATAGGGGAGGAATGTGAAGGACTCCATGAAGTGCTTGTTTTTGCCATTCAAAAATCAGACATGGACCTGAGGCGAACGCTGTTCTCCAACATCGTGCTGTCTGGAGGCTCCACGCTTTTCAAAG GCTTTGGTGACAGGCTGTTGAGTGAGGTGAAGAAACTAGCTCCGAAGGACGTCAAAATAAGG ATATCAGCTCCTCAGGAAAGATTGTATTCCACGTGGATTGG TGGCTCTATTCTGGCCTCACTGGACACCTTTAAGAAAATGTGGGTTTCGAAAAAGGAGTATGAAGAAGACGGAGCTCGTGCCATCCAGCGAAAAACCTTCTAG
- the ACTR1A gene encoding alpha-centractin isoform X2 has protein sequence MEHGIVKDWNDMERIWQYVYSKDQLQTFSEEHPVLLTEAPLNPRKNRERAAEVFFETFNVPALFISMQAVLSLYATGRTTGVVLDSGDGVTHAVPIYEGFAMPHSIMRIDIAGRDVSRYLRLYLRKEGYDFHTTSEFEIVKTIKERACYLSISAQKDETLETEKAQYYLPDGSTIEIGSARFRAPELLFRPDLIGEECEGLHEVLVFAIQKSDMDLRRTLFSNIVLSGGSTLFKGFGDRLLSEVKKLAPKDVKIRISAPQERLYSTWIGGSILASLDTFKKMWVSKKEYEEDGARAIQRKTF, from the exons ATGGAGCATGGCATAGTGAAGGACTGGAATGACATGGAGCGCATTTGGCAGTATGTGTATTCAAAAGACCAGCTTCAGACATTCTCAGAGGAG CATCCTGTGCTGCTGACAGAAGCACCCCTAAACCCACGCAAGAACAGAGAGCGTGCTGCTGAGGTGTTTTTTGAGACCTTCAATGTGCCAGCACTATTCATCTCCATGCAAGCTGTGCTTAGCCT CTACGCAACTGGGAGGACTACAGGAGTGGTGCTGGACTCCGGGGATGGCGTTACCCATGCAGTTCCCATCTATGAAGGCTTTGCCATGCCCCACTCCATCATGCGGATTGACAttgctggccgtgatgtctcacGCTACCTGCGTCTCTATCTCCGGAAGGAAGGCTATGACTTCCACACAACCTCCGAATTTGAGATTGTCAAGACCATCAAGGAG CGTGCCTGCTACCTGTCAATAAGCGCCCAGAAGGATGAGACTCTGGAGACTGAGAAGGCTCAGTACTACCTGCCAGATGGAAGCACTATTGAG ATTGGCTCTGCCCGTTTTCGAGCCCCGGAGCTCCTGTTCCGGCCAGACCTGATAGGGGAGGAATGTGAAGGACTCCATGAAGTGCTTGTTTTTGCCATTCAAAAATCAGACATGGACCTGAGGCGAACGCTGTTCTCCAACATCGTGCTGTCTGGAGGCTCCACGCTTTTCAAAG GCTTTGGTGACAGGCTGTTGAGTGAGGTGAAGAAACTAGCTCCGAAGGACGTCAAAATAAGG ATATCAGCTCCTCAGGAAAGATTGTATTCCACGTGGATTGG TGGCTCTATTCTGGCCTCACTGGACACCTTTAAGAAAATGTGGGTTTCGAAAAAGGAGTATGAAGAAGACGGAGCTCGTGCCATCCAGCGAAAAACCTTCTAG